A genomic region of Coriobacteriaceae bacterium contains the following coding sequences:
- a CDS encoding flippase-like domain-containing protein, protein MAKRWNIILPIVVVIIVAVIVFIKRDDLGSFVETIKDVSIVPFALAACCLFGRYFSHAFAYKAVFRCVDEDVKYLHIVPLVFSVTFANDCAPTAGTAGSVLIAAWSHKQGLDMGKSVTVVFLEKIGFFGGFAVVMLIGFAILIFTGQMVWYLALGGLAVLLMIFTFGFVMWLGYSHVETEQKLFAWIENLVNRALIVFKRKPAEPWAGRIAASFHEAASIAVDKPRQLIVMFCRMVLLHACDCMCFIFVGFAFGYTYIPFLMASYVAGFIIATFILQTIGAVEILLALVLSAYGATPAQAAAIALAYRGLIFWIPFIIGAICINITGQQKQVFAQGSEEVLVKGGDENAAQAKLESSSEAPIIEDMTEMLPVPPAAWTREREREHHETYAVKLADIVDAFQIDDIVAYTTARDKNESETEVTQRDQDEIIAGQSTEEANDSEYPVPPQGGSDTTVNEIFMRVTADQEQPQIDDVDTVTLDIQEETDEETE, encoded by the coding sequence TTGGCCAAGCGCTGGAATATCATCCTGCCCATCGTGGTCGTCATCATCGTGGCAGTCATCGTCTTCATCAAGCGTGACGACCTGGGCTCCTTTGTCGAGACCATCAAGGACGTCTCCATCGTTCCCTTTGCACTTGCCGCGTGCTGCCTGTTCGGGCGCTACTTCAGTCATGCCTTCGCGTACAAGGCGGTGTTTCGCTGCGTGGACGAGGACGTGAAGTACCTGCACATCGTGCCGCTCGTCTTCTCCGTGACCTTTGCGAACGACTGTGCCCCCACGGCAGGTACGGCCGGATCGGTACTCATCGCCGCCTGGTCGCATAAGCAGGGGCTCGACATGGGCAAGTCGGTTACGGTTGTCTTTCTCGAGAAGATCGGCTTCTTCGGAGGCTTCGCCGTCGTCATGCTCATCGGCTTTGCCATCCTCATCTTCACGGGGCAGATGGTTTGGTATCTTGCCCTTGGTGGCCTAGCTGTCCTACTTATGATTTTTACCTTCGGGTTCGTGATGTGGCTCGGATATAGTCATGTCGAGACGGAGCAGAAGCTCTTCGCCTGGATCGAGAACCTTGTCAATCGTGCCCTCATCGTCTTCAAGCGCAAGCCTGCCGAGCCTTGGGCTGGCCGCATCGCGGCGTCATTTCACGAGGCAGCGAGCATTGCCGTCGACAAACCACGCCAGCTCATCGTCATGTTCTGCCGCATGGTGCTGCTGCATGCCTGTGATTGCATGTGCTTCATCTTCGTGGGCTTTGCCTTCGGGTACACGTACATCCCGTTCCTCATGGCCTCCTACGTGGCGGGCTTCATCATCGCGACCTTCATCCTGCAGACCATCGGCGCTGTCGAGATCCTGCTCGCGCTCGTCCTGAGCGCCTATGGGGCCACGCCCGCCCAGGCCGCGGCCATCGCGCTTGCATACCGTGGCCTCATCTTCTGGATCCCCTTCATCATCGGTGCCATCTGCATCAACATCACCGGCCAGCAGAAGCAGGTCTTCGCGCAGGGGAGCGAGGAAGTGCTCGTCAAGGGCGGTGACGAAAACGCCGCTCAGGCTAAACTCGAGAGCTCGTCAGAGGCCCCTATCATCGAGGACATGACCGAGATGCTGCCCGTGCCGCCTGCGGCCTGGACACGCGAGCGCGAGCGTGAGCATCACGAGACCTACGCGGTCAAGCTGGCCGATATCGTCGATGCCTTCCAGATTGATGATATCGTGGCTTACACCACGGCACGCGACAAGAACGAGAGTGAAACCGAAGTTACCCAGCGTGACCAAGATGAAATAATCGCAGGTCAGAGTACTGAGGAAGCAAATGACTCTGAGTACCCCGTTCCCCCTCAAGGTGGCTCTGATACTACGGTGAATGAGATATTTATGCGGGTCACAGCTGACCAGGAACAGCCCCAAATTGATGACGTAGATACTGTCACCTTAGACATACAGGAAGAAACTGACGAGGAAACAGAATAG
- a CDS encoding CapA family protein, whose translation MARRRETYVGGGPHKGRIIYGGDKRGIFGSTGRRHMGSQMRIYSKTPRRWPRIALIAALVVIFIACVWQFACGGLPFLKAEEKTESNSGVLAIVVQNIDVARQKAGLAGLNGTAQQGLDTQVTISAVGDCTFGKDPDFPDATSFNAFYQANGPAYFFADVLPFTSADNLTIANCEGTFTESNDIQEKSFNFKAPAEYANVFVQGSVEAVNLANNHSFDYGTTGYNDTKAALQDAGITSFGYDRTNTYEVDGIKIGLFGVNELDGVEKAQSLMLQDIERLQKEGCAIIVGTFHWGNEGEYEVTATQVSLAHQAIDAGCDLVLGSHPHVLQGIEYYKQRYICYSLGNFCFGGNTNPMDYRTVIYQQTFPIKNGQIALGEAMRTQARVVPCLVSSSSSVNDYQPMPLSGDAAVAAIEALNGYSATLAGDGAEFSTRLDESGYSQVK comes from the coding sequence GTGGCACGACGCAGGGAGACATACGTAGGTGGCGGTCCTCACAAGGGTCGCATCATCTACGGCGGCGATAAGCGCGGCATCTTCGGCAGCACCGGTCGGCGTCACATGGGCTCCCAGATGCGCATCTACAGCAAGACGCCGCGGCGCTGGCCGCGCATCGCCCTCATCGCCGCCCTCGTCGTCATCTTCATCGCCTGCGTGTGGCAGTTCGCCTGTGGCGGCCTGCCCTTCCTCAAGGCCGAGGAGAAGACCGAGAGCAATTCGGGCGTACTGGCCATCGTCGTTCAGAACATCGACGTGGCGCGTCAGAAGGCCGGACTTGCCGGTCTCAACGGCACGGCACAGCAGGGTCTCGACACGCAGGTCACCATCTCGGCAGTGGGGGACTGCACCTTCGGCAAGGATCCGGATTTCCCGGATGCGACGAGTTTCAACGCGTTCTACCAGGCAAACGGTCCCGCCTATTTCTTTGCAGACGTACTGCCGTTTACTTCGGCAGATAACCTGACGATCGCCAACTGCGAGGGCACCTTCACGGAGAGCAACGACATCCAGGAAAAGTCCTTTAACTTCAAGGCTCCCGCGGAATACGCCAACGTCTTCGTCCAGGGCAGTGTTGAGGCTGTAAACCTAGCCAATAACCATTCGTTTGACTATGGTACTACGGGCTACAATGATACGAAGGCAGCGCTTCAGGATGCCGGAATCACGAGCTTCGGGTATGACCGCACAAACACCTACGAGGTCGATGGCATCAAGATCGGCCTCTTTGGCGTCAACGAGCTCGATGGCGTCGAGAAGGCGCAAAGTCTCATGCTCCAGGACATCGAGCGCTTGCAGAAGGAGGGCTGCGCGATTATCGTCGGCACCTTCCACTGGGGCAACGAGGGCGAGTACGAGGTCACGGCCACGCAGGTCTCGCTCGCGCATCAGGCCATCGATGCCGGATGCGACCTTGTCTTGGGCTCGCATCCCCATGTGCTGCAGGGCATCGAGTACTACAAGCAGCGTTACATCTGCTACAGCCTTGGCAACTTCTGCTTCGGTGGCAACACCAATCCCATGGATTACCGCACCGTGATCTACCAGCAGACCTTCCCGATCAAAAACGGTCAGATCGCGCTTGGCGAGGCCATGCGTACCCAGGCCCGTGTCGTACCCTGTCTGGTCAGCAGCTCCTCGAGCGTGAACGACTATCAGCCCATGCCGCTTTCCGGCGATGCGGCTGTGGCGGCGATCGAGGCGCTCAACGGCTATTCGGCCACGCTGGCGGGCGACGGCGCCGAGTTCTCCACGCGACTCGATGAGTCCGGATATTCGCAGGTGAAGTGA
- a CDS encoding polyribonucleotide nucleotidyltransferase — translation MTKITHEFELYGKSYRLETGELAKQATGAVVVSQGDTILLTTAVVSKERRDLDFFPLTVDFIEKMYAVGRIPGGYLKREARPSEKGTLTARLVDRPIRPSFPDGMRNDVHIVITTLSVDQVNQPDVISIMGASAALMVGGVPIEGPVAGVRIARTIAEDGLVDYIVNPTFEEAEASDLNLTVAGTKEYISMVECGADEVTEEDMIGALEFAQEAIGAFCEEQQKFLDKCTIEPKTYELDEPIPEVVSKVDGFYAAMEAALKDADKQSRIAKVEELKDEIKASFTEEERSMWGREIAAACKALEKRAMRTMIIETGERVDGRANDEIRPLYIVPHYLPRAHGSGLFQRGQTQVLSVVTLGMLNEWQRLDTIDPAEGKRYIHQYNFPPYCTGEVGRMGAPKRRELGHGALASRALEPMIPSEEEFPYTIRVVSEVMESNGSSSMASTCGSTLALMDAGVPIKRPVSGVAMGLIKEGDQHVILTDIQGLEDFLGDMDFKVCGTTEGITALQMDNKAKGLSTEILAEALGQAKRGRAFILDAMLEKIPAPREELSEYAPRIITIKIPVDKIRDVIGTGGKVIRGIQEETGASIEVHEDGNVFIASVDTGGEVARKMVEDIVKVPEVGEEYEGEVVNIQSFGAFVKLTPNKDGLLHISRVANGRVGAVEDVLSEGDIVKVKIIEVDEKTGKISLDRLDKPDAPEGSSKPRNDKGHGNDRNNRRSKDTRKPRRRD, via the coding sequence ATGACTAAGATTACGCACGAATTTGAACTGTACGGGAAGAGCTACAGGCTCGAGACCGGCGAACTTGCCAAGCAGGCAACGGGCGCGGTCGTCGTGAGCCAAGGCGACACTATCTTGCTCACAACGGCTGTTGTGTCCAAGGAGCGTCGCGATCTCGACTTCTTCCCCCTCACGGTAGATTTCATCGAGAAGATGTACGCCGTCGGTCGCATTCCCGGTGGCTATCTCAAGCGCGAGGCGCGTCCGAGCGAGAAGGGCACGCTCACGGCTCGTCTCGTCGATCGCCCCATTCGCCCGAGCTTCCCCGACGGCATGCGCAACGATGTCCACATCGTCATCACCACGCTTTCCGTCGACCAGGTTAATCAGCCTGACGTCATCTCCATCATGGGTGCTTCGGCCGCTCTCATGGTGGGCGGCGTGCCCATCGAGGGCCCGGTCGCCGGCGTGCGCATCGCACGTACCATCGCCGAGGACGGTCTCGTCGATTACATCGTCAACCCGACCTTCGAGGAGGCCGAGGCCTCCGACCTCAACCTCACCGTTGCCGGCACTAAGGAGTACATCTCCATGGTCGAGTGCGGTGCCGATGAGGTCACCGAGGAGGACATGATCGGTGCGCTCGAGTTTGCCCAGGAGGCCATCGGCGCATTCTGCGAGGAGCAGCAGAAGTTCCTCGACAAATGCACCATCGAGCCCAAGACCTACGAGCTCGATGAGCCCATCCCCGAGGTCGTCTCCAAGGTCGACGGCTTCTATGCCGCCATGGAGGCCGCCCTCAAGGATGCCGACAAGCAGTCGCGCATCGCCAAGGTCGAGGAGCTCAAGGACGAGATCAAGGCGTCCTTCACCGAGGAAGAGCGCAGCATGTGGGGTCGCGAGATCGCCGCTGCCTGCAAGGCCCTCGAGAAGCGCGCCATGCGCACGATGATCATCGAGACCGGCGAGCGCGTCGACGGTCGTGCCAACGACGAGATTCGCCCGCTCTACATCGTGCCGCATTACCTGCCCCGCGCCCATGGTTCGGGCCTGTTCCAGCGCGGCCAGACGCAGGTCCTCTCGGTCGTCACGCTCGGCATGCTCAACGAGTGGCAGCGCCTCGACACGATCGACCCTGCCGAGGGCAAGCGCTACATTCACCAGTACAACTTCCCGCCGTACTGCACGGGCGAGGTTGGCCGCATGGGTGCTCCCAAGCGCCGCGAGCTCGGTCATGGCGCCCTGGCGTCTCGCGCGCTCGAGCCGATGATTCCCAGCGAGGAGGAGTTCCCGTACACCATCCGCGTCGTTTCCGAGGTCATGGAGTCCAACGGCTCGTCGTCCATGGCATCGACCTGCGGCTCCACGCTCGCGCTCATGGACGCCGGCGTGCCCATCAAGCGCCCGGTCTCCGGCGTCGCCATGGGCCTCATCAAGGAAGGCGACCAGCACGTCATCCTGACCGATATCCAGGGTCTCGAGGACTTCCTCGGCGACATGGACTTCAAGGTCTGCGGCACGACTGAGGGCATCACGGCCCTGCAGATGGACAACAAGGCCAAGGGCCTCTCGACCGAGATTCTCGCCGAGGCGCTCGGCCAGGCCAAGCGCGGCCGCGCCTTCATCCTCGACGCCATGCTCGAGAAGATTCCCGCTCCGCGCGAGGAGCTCTCCGAGTATGCGCCGCGCATCATCACGATCAAGATTCCGGTCGACAAGATCCGCGACGTCATCGGCACCGGTGGCAAGGTCATTCGCGGCATCCAGGAGGAGACCGGCGCTTCCATCGAGGTACACGAGGACGGCAACGTCTTCATCGCATCGGTCGATACCGGCGGCGAGGTTGCCCGCAAGATGGTCGAGGACATCGTCAAGGTGCCCGAGGTGGGCGAGGAGTACGAGGGCGAGGTCGTCAACATCCAGTCCTTCGGCGCCTTCGTCAAGCTCACGCCGAACAAGGACGGTTTGCTCCACATCAGCCGTGTGGCCAATGGTCGCGTCGGTGCCGTCGAGGACGTGCTTTCCGAGGGTGACATCGTCAAGGTGAAGATCATCGAGGTGGACGAGAAGACCGGCAAGATCAGCCTGGATCGCCTCGACAAGCCCGACGCTCCCGAGGGCAGCTCCAAGCCGCGCAACGACAAGGGCCATGGCAACGACCGCAACAACCGTCGTTCCAAGGACACGCGCAAGCCGCGCCGCAGGGACTAA
- the rpsO gene encoding 30S ribosomal protein S15, translating to MAVSKERKAELIKEFGKDANDSGSAEVQVAILTERIRELTEHVKVHKKDHHTRRGLLMLVGKRRRLLSYIKERDINNYRELIAKLGIRDNI from the coding sequence ATGGCAGTCTCCAAGGAACGCAAGGCCGAGCTCATCAAGGAGTTTGGCAAGGATGCCAACGATTCTGGTTCCGCCGAGGTCCAGGTCGCAATTCTCACCGAGCGCATTCGCGAGCTCACCGAGCACGTCAAGGTCCACAAGAAGGATCACCACACGCGCCGTGGCCTGCTCATGCTCGTCGGTAAGCGTCGTCGTCTTCTCTCTTATATCAAGGAGCGCGACATCAACAACTACCGCGAACTCATCGCAAAGCTCGGCATCCGCGACAACATCTAG
- a CDS encoding IS30 family transposase, with protein sequence MDAASCPTPSARTSPKQRLTYEDRCFIAALLDVGRTNQEIADKMNISRTTVARELSRVQGPYDPRHAQLDARKKAKRPKPRKLDARGPLRAYVLQMLASRWSPEQVSKRIEEDFPDDEGMRISHETIYRSLYVQGYGTLRHELGVEYALRTKRRGRKPASKLPAKNRPWLKDAHISKRPPEAGDRSIPGHWEGDLIIGSDLSSCLITLVERRSRFLLMSRLTCHDADTVAERMAQMAEGIPEELRRTLTWDQGSEMACVDRFKLSSGFEVYFCDPHSPWQRPTNENVNGLIREFFPKETDFTEVSDEEVGKVRWLLNNRPRKVLGWKFPSEAMQEVLAEGAMIA encoded by the coding sequence ATGGACGCCGCGAGCTGCCCGACCCCGAGCGCAAGAACATCGCCCAAGCAGCGCCTGACATACGAGGACCGCTGCTTTATCGCGGCCCTTCTCGATGTCGGGCGCACCAACCAAGAGATTGCCGATAAAATGAACATCAGCAGGACGACCGTCGCTCGCGAGCTTTCTCGGGTGCAAGGACCCTACGATCCGAGGCACGCCCAGCTTGATGCGAGGAAGAAGGCGAAAAGGCCAAAACCCCGCAAGCTCGATGCCCGAGGCCCCCTTAGGGCCTATGTGCTGCAGATGCTTGCCAGCAGATGGTCGCCCGAGCAGGTCTCCAAGCGGATCGAAGAAGACTTCCCGGATGACGAGGGGATGCGCATAAGCCACGAGACGATATACCGGTCCCTTTATGTACAAGGCTACGGGACGCTGCGCCATGAGCTCGGCGTCGAGTACGCCTTGCGCACCAAGCGCCGCGGTCGCAAACCGGCATCCAAGCTCCCCGCAAAGAACAGGCCCTGGCTTAAGGATGCGCATATATCCAAGAGGCCCCCGGAGGCGGGTGACCGCTCCATCCCCGGGCATTGGGAAGGGGACCTGATCATTGGAAGCGACCTGTCGAGCTGCCTCATAACCCTCGTGGAGAGAAGGTCGCGCTTCCTTTTGATGTCGAGGCTGACCTGCCATGACGCGGACACGGTCGCAGAGCGCATGGCGCAGATGGCCGAGGGGATCCCCGAGGAGCTCAGGCGCACGCTCACCTGGGATCAGGGGTCGGAGATGGCATGCGTGGACAGGTTCAAGCTCTCCTCTGGCTTCGAGGTGTATTTCTGCGATCCGCACTCTCCTTGGCAGCGGCCCACCAATGAGAATGTGAACGGGCTGATCAGGGAGTTCTTCCCCAAAGAGACTGACTTCACGGAGGTGTCGGACGAAGAGGTGGGCAAGGTGCGGTGGCTGCTCAACAACCGTCCGAGGAAGGTCCTGGGCTGGAAGTTCCCTTCCGAGGCTATGCAGGAAGTGTTGGCGGAAGGTGCAATGATCGCCTGA
- a CDS encoding TIGR00730 family Rossman fold protein, translating to MNITVYCASSFGEDEAFARETQTLGSWIGAHHHTLIYGGTSVGLMGLIAGAVLDAGGEVIGILPDILSDREPPSGRLTQLIRVETMAQRKATMIELGEVFIALPGGPGTLEELSEIMSLVKLGTPPGYLYLLNSNGYYDELIALFDRMLLHGFMTPEMRSYLKVADSADELVRMIATLE from the coding sequence GTGAACATTACGGTCTATTGTGCCTCATCATTTGGCGAGGACGAGGCCTTTGCTCGAGAGACGCAGACTCTTGGATCCTGGATCGGCGCGCATCATCACACACTAATATATGGGGGTACGAGTGTCGGCCTCATGGGGCTCATTGCGGGTGCCGTGCTTGATGCGGGAGGCGAGGTCATTGGCATCTTGCCCGACATACTTTCCGATCGCGAGCCGCCGTCTGGTCGTCTGACGCAGCTCATTCGCGTCGAAACCATGGCGCAACGCAAGGCCACGATGATCGAACTCGGCGAGGTTTTCATTGCTCTGCCAGGAGGCCCGGGCACGCTCGAGGAATTATCGGAGATCATGTCCCTTGTTAAATTAGGCACACCGCCTGGTTATCTGTATCTACTCAACAGCAATGGATACTATGACGAGCTCATCGCCTTATTTGATCGCATGCTCCTGCATGGCTTCATGACGCCAGAGATGCGTTCGTATCTCAAGGTCGCAGACTCGGCAGACGAGCTTGTGCGCATGATTGCCACTTTGGAGTAG
- the ettA gene encoding energy-dependent translational throttle protein EttA, whose protein sequence is MPEFIYQMHDARKAHGNKVILDEVTLSFYPGAKIGVVGPNGMGKSTLLKIMAGLEDVSNGEARLTPGFTVGILQQEPELEEDKTVIENVRLAFGDMLAKIERFNEVSAEMADPDADFDALMEEMGRLQDEIDAGDGWDLDSQLTQAMDALQLPDPEAPVEVLSGGERRRVALCRLLLEAPDLLLLDEPTNHLDAESVLWLEQFLKRYEGAVLAVTHDRYFLDNVAEWICEVDRGHLYPYKGNYSTYLETKAARLEAQGQQEAKLAKKLERELEWVRSSPKARQAKSKARLERYEQMDAEARSMKKVDFTDIHIPPGPRLGNKVLVADHLSKSFGDRVLIDDLSFELPRNGIVGIIGPNGVGKTTLFKCIVGLEEPSAGTLDIGETVKIAYVDQNRAGIDADKSLWEVVSDGLDIIQVGETEVPSRAYVAGFGFKGQDQSKPAGVLSGGERNRLNLALTLKQGGNLLLLDEPTNDLDTETLASLEEALLAFSGCAVITSHDRWFLDRIATHILAWEGTEENPGHWHWFEGNFDSYQKNRVERLGEVASRPHRVYRKLTRD, encoded by the coding sequence ATGCCCGAGTTCATCTACCAGATGCACGATGCACGCAAGGCACATGGAAACAAGGTCATTTTGGACGAAGTGACTTTGAGTTTTTACCCAGGGGCCAAGATAGGCGTCGTTGGACCCAACGGAATGGGCAAGTCGACCCTCCTCAAGATCATGGCGGGTCTCGAGGACGTGAGTAATGGTGAGGCCCGTCTCACGCCCGGCTTCACCGTCGGCATACTTCAACAGGAGCCAGAACTTGAGGAAGACAAGACCGTGATCGAGAACGTGCGCCTCGCCTTCGGGGACATGCTCGCCAAGATCGAGCGCTTCAACGAAGTTTCCGCCGAGATGGCCGACCCCGATGCCGATTTCGATGCTCTCATGGAGGAGATGGGACGGCTCCAGGACGAGATTGATGCAGGCGATGGATGGGATCTCGACAGCCAACTAACGCAAGCTATGGACGCGTTGCAGCTGCCTGATCCAGAGGCACCTGTTGAAGTGCTCTCGGGTGGCGAGCGAAGGCGTGTTGCACTTTGCAGGCTCCTGCTAGAAGCTCCCGATCTATTGCTGCTCGATGAGCCGACAAACCACCTTGACGCAGAATCCGTGCTCTGGCTCGAGCAGTTCCTGAAACGTTACGAGGGCGCCGTGCTTGCCGTGACGCATGACCGATACTTCCTCGATAACGTTGCGGAGTGGATCTGCGAGGTTGATCGCGGTCATCTATATCCATACAAGGGCAATTACTCCACGTACCTCGAGACCAAGGCCGCGCGTTTAGAAGCGCAGGGCCAGCAGGAAGCCAAGCTCGCAAAGAAGCTCGAACGCGAGCTCGAGTGGGTGCGCTCGAGCCCCAAGGCGCGACAGGCCAAGAGCAAGGCCCGTCTTGAGCGCTACGAGCAGATGGATGCCGAGGCACGCTCGATGAAGAAGGTTGACTTCACCGATATTCACATCCCCCCTGGTCCACGATTGGGCAACAAGGTGCTCGTTGCGGACCACCTCAGCAAATCCTTCGGGGACCGTGTGCTCATCGACGATCTCTCCTTCGAGCTGCCGCGCAACGGTATCGTGGGCATCATCGGCCCCAACGGTGTGGGCAAGACCACGCTCTTCAAGTGCATTGTCGGTCTTGAAGAGCCAAGTGCAGGCACGCTTGACATCGGCGAGACCGTCAAGATTGCCTACGTGGATCAGAACCGCGCTGGTATCGATGCGGACAAATCATTGTGGGAAGTTGTTTCGGACGGCCTCGATATCATTCAGGTGGGCGAGACCGAAGTGCCGAGTCGCGCATACGTGGCAGGCTTCGGTTTCAAGGGCCAGGACCAGAGCAAGCCTGCAGGTGTGCTCTCGGGTGGAGAGCGCAACCGCCTTAACCTCGCGCTCACACTCAAGCAGGGAGGTAATCTCCTCCTGCTCGATGAGCCAACAAACGATCTCGATACCGAGACGCTCGCGAGCCTTGAGGAAGCGCTGCTTGCGTTCTCTGGCTGTGCAGTCATCACAAGTCACGACCGCTGGTTCCTCGATAGGATTGCGACGCACATCCTTGCCTGGGAAGGAACCGAGGAGAATCCTGGGCACTGGCACTGGTTCGAGGGTAACTTCGACTCGTACCAGAAGAATCGTGTCGAGCGTTTGGGAGAAGTGGCCTCTCGCCCGCATCGTGTCTATCGAAAACTGACGAGAGACTAA
- a CDS encoding transglutaminase-like domain-containing protein, with protein sequence MQRQCAHITRVIAVGTAMLALLALFVLAACGCSIPDDSSTPSSSKSEGTSSATQQGGSGSGETVSGAAFNPPASVQSVSFDSGAAVQGPNCAIDVSHVSQGYAAATGVSSARLKLQVKNGGNSYNYDMPNDGTPVFVPMNMDNGTYTLRVMQNTSGSNYVELLSATESVTLDSPFEPYLRPNVFCSFDDGSAAVRKAREITAGCATQGDALRAICNFIIDNVSYDTAKAERLSSSSGYVPDPDATLSSMSGICFDYASLGAAMLRSVGIPARIVTGYVSPNDFYHAWIMVYIDGTWHTVQFSVNPREWSRVDLTFASTGGGDYVGDGVGYQDRYVY encoded by the coding sequence GTGCAGCGTCAATGCGCGCATATCACAAGGGTCATCGCGGTGGGCACTGCCATGCTCGCGCTCCTCGCCCTCTTCGTGCTCGCTGCCTGCGGCTGCAGCATCCCGGACGATTCCTCCACGCCAAGCTCCTCCAAGTCCGAAGGCACGAGCAGCGCAACCCAACAGGGCGGCTCGGGCAGCGGCGAGACCGTCTCGGGTGCCGCTTTCAACCCGCCAGCTTCGGTGCAGAGCGTCTCCTTCGATAGCGGAGCCGCCGTTCAGGGGCCAAATTGCGCAATCGACGTCTCGCACGTCTCACAGGGCTACGCCGCCGCCACGGGCGTGAGCAGTGCACGCCTCAAACTGCAGGTCAAGAATGGCGGCAACAGCTACAACTACGACATGCCCAATGACGGCACACCCGTCTTCGTGCCCATGAACATGGATAACGGCACCTACACCTTGCGCGTCATGCAAAACACGAGCGGCTCCAACTACGTCGAGCTGCTCTCCGCCACCGAGAGCGTCACCTTGGACTCCCCCTTCGAGCCCTACCTGCGTCCCAACGTATTCTGCAGCTTCGACGATGGAAGCGCGGCCGTGCGCAAGGCGCGCGAGATCACGGCCGGTTGCGCCACGCAAGGCGACGCACTGCGCGCGATCTGCAACTTCATCATCGACAACGTCTCCTACGACACCGCCAAAGCCGAGCGTCTCTCGTCTTCGAGCGGCTACGTCCCCGACCCGGACGCCACGTTGTCCTCGATGAGCGGCATCTGCTTCGATTACGCCTCCCTCGGCGCGGCCATGCTGCGTAGCGTCGGCATCCCGGCGCGCATCGTCACCGGCTACGTCTCGCCCAACGACTTCTACCACGCTTGGATCATGGTCTACATCGATGGCACCTGGCACACGGTCCAGTTCTCCGTCAACCCGCGCGAATGGTCGCGCGTCGACCTCACCTTCGCCTCGACCGGCGGCGGCGACTATGTCGGCGACGGCGTGGGCTACCAAGACCGCTACGTGTATTAA
- a CDS encoding type II secretion system F family protein — protein MAAKLLESGALSAFCGSVATMLSAGMQVDEAVHLLAENREGSRFRQVCDQIYRGIIAGESLSASMRATGAFPQHTVDMVETGEKSGRLESVLRTLDVYYSEEDRTFQKVRSSVGYPAALLCIMAIILAVTVIVILPVFTNVYENMAGSLTAGFSGMGFASIVIGWVAFGITVVCALFAIYLAISSRTQAGRERVLRLFEHVGSTKLAMYQLALSRFTSALSTYLAAGITAETAMRQAMQTVRHKKLRARLARTLAAMENLENPRSLAQAIAENDVLDPLYAHMLTVGAHAGSLDEVLMSMSTMLFDDATLQLDRALDRIEPMLAALLTIAVGATLVSVMLPLIGIMTSIG, from the coding sequence ATGGCAGCTAAACTGCTCGAAAGCGGCGCCCTATCCGCCTTCTGCGGAAGCGTCGCGACCATGCTCTCCGCGGGCATGCAGGTCGATGAGGCCGTGCACCTGCTCGCGGAAAACCGCGAAGGCTCGCGCTTCAGGCAGGTCTGCGACCAGATTTACCGCGGCATCATCGCCGGCGAGTCGCTCTCGGCCTCCATGCGCGCAACCGGCGCCTTTCCGCAGCATACCGTCGACATGGTCGAGACAGGCGAGAAATCGGGCCGTCTCGAGTCGGTGCTGCGCACCCTCGACGTCTACTACAGCGAGGAGGACCGCACCTTCCAGAAGGTCCGCAGCTCAGTGGGCTATCCCGCCGCGCTGCTCTGCATCATGGCCATCATCCTCGCCGTGACCGTCATCGTCATCCTCCCCGTCTTCACGAACGTCTACGAGAACATGGCCGGCTCGCTCACCGCCGGCTTCTCCGGCATGGGCTTTGCCTCCATCGTCATCGGCTGGGTTGCCTTCGGCATCACGGTCGTCTGTGCTCTCTTCGCCATCTACCTCGCGATCTCGAGCCGCACGCAGGCAGGCCGAGAGCGCGTCCTGCGTCTCTTCGAGCATGTCGGCTCCACGAAGCTGGCCATGTACCAACTTGCGCTCTCGCGCTTCACCTCGGCGCTCTCGACGTACCTTGCCGCCGGCATCACGGCCGAGACGGCCATGCGCCAGGCGATGCAAACGGTACGTCACAAGAAGCTCAGGGCACGTCTCGCACGCACGCTTGCGGCCATGGAGAACCTCGAGAACCCGCGTAGCCTCGCACAGGCCATCGCGGAAAACGACGTCCTCGACCCGCTCTACGCGCACATGCTCACCGTGGGCGCCCACGCCGGCAGCCTCGACGAGGTGCTCATGAGCATGTCGACCATGCTCTTCGACGACGCCACGCTTCAACTCGACCGCGCACTCGACCGCATCGAGCCGATGCTCGCCGCGCTGCTCACCATCGCAGTCGGCGCGACGCTCGTTTCGGTCATGCTCCCGCTCATCGGCATCATGACTTCGATCGGCTAG